A DNA window from Helianthus annuus cultivar XRQ/B chromosome 15, HanXRQr2.0-SUNRISE, whole genome shotgun sequence contains the following coding sequences:
- the LOC110909604 gene encoding uncharacterized protein LOC110909604: MALQWAVLGYTAAAEAAMVLLLTLPGLGPLRKGLVSVILNILKPLLSIVPFCLFLSLDIYWKYENRPTCKSADSCTPTEYLRHQKSIMKSQRNMLLIVMALVFYCLLCLVTHLVVKMEQLNSRVEKLKNRD; the protein is encoded by the coding sequence ATGGCGTTACAATGGGCCGTCTTGGGTTACACTGCGGCGGCCGAAGCGGCCATGGTCCTCTTACTAACCCTTCCGGGCCTGGGCCCGCTTCGAAAGGGTTTAGTTTCTGTCATCCTTAACATCCTCAAACCTTTGCTGTCCATCGTCCCGTTTTGCCTCTTTCTGTCCTTGGATATCTACTGGAAGTATGAGAATCGGCCGACTTGCAAGTCGGCCGATTCGTGTACCCCAACGGAGTACCTGCGTCACCAGAAATCCATAATGAAGAGCCAGCGTAACATGTTGTTGATAGTTATGGCGTTGGTGTTTTATTGTTTGTTGTGTTTGGTGACTCACTTGGTTGTTAAGATGGAACAGTTGAATAGTAGGGTGGAGAAGTTGAAGAACCGAGATTAA